In the Acidobacteriota bacterium genome, one interval contains:
- a CDS encoding NAD(P)H-binding protein yields MSPKGRSALLLGATGLVGRACLDLLLARTEYSRVVVLSRRELGIAGANLEVRLVDFDRPQGLRPVATDDVFFALGTTMAKAGSPAAFERVDYGYALLAADLAKQGGAGRFLLVSSVGADPESSTWYLRVKGETEAMIRAKSFRATHVFRPGLLLGDRTELRPMEALARATLPWLNPLLVGGLRRYRAIRAEIVARAMVAAALSDTWGTHVHHYDEMVRLATGDARPAARRDTD; encoded by the coding sequence GTGAGCCCGAAGGGGCGTTCGGCGCTGCTGCTCGGCGCGACCGGGCTCGTGGGCCGCGCCTGCCTCGATCTGCTGCTGGCGCGCACCGAGTACTCGCGGGTCGTCGTCCTGTCGCGCCGGGAGCTCGGCATCGCCGGCGCGAACCTGGAGGTGCGCCTCGTCGACTTCGACCGCCCCCAGGGGCTGCGGCCGGTGGCGACCGACGACGTGTTCTTCGCGCTCGGCACGACCATGGCCAAGGCCGGGTCGCCGGCGGCGTTCGAGCGGGTCGACTACGGCTACGCGCTGCTGGCCGCCGACCTGGCGAAGCAGGGCGGTGCCGGCCGCTTCCTGCTCGTGTCGTCGGTCGGCGCCGACCCCGAGTCGAGCACGTGGTACCTGCGCGTCAAGGGTGAGACCGAGGCCATGATCCGGGCGAAGTCGTTCCGGGCGACGCACGTCTTCCGGCCCGGGTTGCTGCTTGGCGACCGCACCGAGTTGAGGCCCATGGAGGCGCTGGCACGCGCCACGCTGCCGTGGCTGAACCCTCTGCTGGTCGGTGGGCTCCGCCGGTATCGGGCGATTCGTGCCGAGATCGTGGCCCGGGCCATGGTCGCGGCGGCGCTGTCGGACACCTGGGGCACGCACGTCCACCACTACGACGAGATGGTGAGGCTGGCCACTGGCGATGCGCGGCCGGCAGCGCGTCGCGACACCGATTGA